A part of Streptomyces sp. NBC_01210 genomic DNA contains:
- the dhaK gene encoding dihydroxyacetone kinase subunit DhaK, which produces MRMLINVPETVVADALRGMAAAHPELSVDVENRVIVRGDAPVAGKVGLVSGGGSGHEPLHGGFVGTGMLAAACPGEVFTSPVPDQMARAAAAVNSGEGVLFIVKNYTGDVLNFDMAAELAEDEGVRVAKVLVNDDVAVTDSLYTAGRRGTGATLFVEKIAGAAAEEGAPLERVEAIARQVNESSRSFGVALSASTTPAKGSPTFDLPSGELELGIGIHGEPGRERRAMMTSREIADFAVNAVLEDLPPTSPVLVLVNGMGATPLLELYGFNAEVQRVLTERRVVVARTLVGNYVTSLDMAGCSVTLCQVDEELLRLWDAPVQTPALRWGR; this is translated from the coding sequence ATGAGGATGCTCATCAATGTGCCGGAGACCGTTGTCGCGGACGCGCTCCGTGGCATGGCGGCGGCGCACCCCGAGTTGTCCGTGGACGTGGAGAACCGGGTGATCGTACGGGGCGATGCGCCCGTCGCCGGGAAGGTGGGGCTGGTGTCCGGGGGCGGCTCGGGGCACGAGCCGCTGCACGGCGGATTCGTCGGGACCGGAATGCTCGCCGCCGCCTGCCCCGGAGAGGTCTTCACCTCTCCCGTTCCCGATCAGATGGCGCGGGCGGCCGCCGCCGTGAACAGCGGCGAGGGGGTGCTGTTCATCGTCAAGAACTACACGGGCGACGTCCTCAATTTCGACATGGCGGCCGAGCTCGCCGAGGACGAAGGGGTCCGTGTCGCCAAGGTTCTGGTCAATGACGATGTGGCGGTGACCGACAGCCTCTACACGGCGGGCCGCCGCGGCACCGGCGCGACCCTGTTCGTCGAGAAGATCGCGGGCGCGGCCGCCGAGGAGGGCGCGCCGCTGGAGCGGGTCGAGGCGATCGCCCGCCAGGTGAACGAGAGCTCCCGGAGCTTCGGTGTCGCGCTGAGCGCCAGCACCACACCCGCCAAGGGCAGTCCAACCTTCGATCTGCCGTCGGGCGAGCTGGAGTTGGGCATCGGCATTCATGGTGAGCCGGGGCGTGAGCGGCGCGCCATGATGACGTCGCGGGAGATCGCGGACTTCGCGGTCAATGCGGTGCTGGAGGATCTGCCGCCGACAAGCCCGGTGCTGGTGCTCGTCAACGGCATGGGGGCGACGCCGCTGCTCGAGCTGTACGGCTTCAATGCCGAGGTGCAGCGCGTGCTCACCGAGCGTCGCGTGGTCGTGGCCCGTACCCTCGTCGGGAACTATGTGACCTCGCTCGACATGGCCGGCTGCTCGGTGACGCTGTGCCAGGTCGACGAGGAGCTGCTGCGGCTGTGGGACGCGCCGGTGCAGACCCCCGCGCTCCGCTGGGGTCGCTGA
- a CDS encoding DUF5133 domain-containing protein, giving the protein MLMPDAGVIAGLMARYRAQERRVLVAPHDPRARSRFEDTVYTLCVLMGRRTAAEAVIAAERYIAQARPDQRPGERHITPRRF; this is encoded by the coding sequence ATGTTGATGCCGGATGCAGGTGTGATCGCCGGCCTTATGGCCCGTTATCGGGCGCAGGAACGACGCGTTCTTGTCGCCCCGCACGACCCCCGTGCCCGTAGCCGCTTCGAAGACACCGTGTACACCCTGTGCGTGCTGATGGGCAGGCGCACGGCGGCCGAGGCCGTCATCGCGGCGGAACGCTACATCGCGCAGGCACGGCCGGATCAGCGGCCCGGGGAGCGACACATCACGCCCCGGCGGTTCTAG
- a CDS encoding phosphoketolase family protein yields MRKVKRQDRTVLDVLELRALDAHWRAANYLAVGQIYLMGNPLLTQELRPEHIKPRLLGHWGTSPGLNLVHTHLNRVIKARDLSAVCIWGPGHGGPAVLANSWLEGSYSQTYPDVSRDRAGMEQLFRQFSFPGGVPSHVAPETPGSIHEGGELGYSLAHAYGAALDNPGLLVACVIGDGEAETGPLAASWHSNKFLDPVGDGAVLPILHLNGYKIANPTLLARLPEADLAELLRGYGHEPLQVTGDEPDQVHRAMAAAMDEALDRIARIQHDARSGGKAELPRWPVIVLRTPKGWTGPAEVDGVPVEGTWRSHQVPLAGVRENPAHLAQLEAWLRSYRPEELFDESGSPRPEVLACVPEGERRLGATPHANGGLLVRDLPVPPLEHFAVAVDKPGVTLHEPTGVLGGLLAQLMADTAERRDFRVVGPDETASNRLQALFDVTGKAWQAQTTATDEHLSRQGRVMEVLSEHLCQGWLEGYLLTGRHGLFSCYEAFVHIVDSMVNQHIKWLKTSRSLPWRAPVASLNYLLTSHVWRQDHNGFSHQDPGFVDHVLNKSPEVVRVYLPPDANTLLSVADHALRSRDYVNVIVAGKQPTFDWLSLDEARAHCARGAGVWEWAGTENGEGEPDVVLACAGDVPTQEVLAAAGLLRRHLPQLVVRVVNVVDMARLMPQGEHPHGMADFEYDALFTRNKPVVFAYHGYPWLIHRLAYRRAGHPNLHVRGYKEMGTTTTPFDMVVRNDLDRYRLVMDVIDRVPGLGVRAVAVRQAMADVRTRHHAWIRKHGVDLPEVADWTWAG; encoded by the coding sequence ATGCGCAAGGTCAAGCGTCAGGACCGCACTGTGCTGGACGTCTTGGAACTGAGGGCGCTCGACGCGCACTGGCGGGCCGCGAACTACCTCGCGGTCGGGCAGATCTACCTGATGGGCAATCCGCTGCTGACCCAGGAGCTGCGGCCGGAGCACATCAAACCGCGGCTGCTGGGCCACTGGGGCACCTCTCCCGGCCTCAACCTGGTCCATACCCATCTCAACCGGGTCATCAAGGCCCGCGACCTGTCCGCAGTGTGCATCTGGGGTCCGGGCCACGGAGGTCCCGCCGTGCTCGCCAACTCCTGGCTGGAGGGCAGCTACTCGCAGACGTACCCGGACGTGAGCCGGGACAGGGCCGGCATGGAGCAGCTCTTCCGGCAGTTCTCGTTCCCCGGCGGAGTGCCGAGCCATGTCGCACCGGAGACTCCCGGCTCCATCCACGAAGGAGGAGAGCTGGGCTACTCCCTCGCGCACGCCTATGGCGCCGCGCTCGACAACCCCGGCCTGCTGGTCGCCTGCGTGATCGGCGACGGCGAGGCCGAAACCGGACCGCTCGCCGCCTCCTGGCACTCCAACAAGTTTCTCGACCCGGTGGGCGACGGCGCGGTGCTGCCCATCCTCCACCTCAACGGTTACAAGATCGCCAATCCGACGCTCCTCGCGCGGCTGCCCGAGGCAGATCTCGCCGAATTGCTGCGCGGATACGGCCATGAGCCACTCCAGGTCACCGGCGACGAACCGGACCAGGTGCACCGGGCGATGGCCGCGGCGATGGACGAGGCGCTGGACCGGATCGCCCGTATCCAGCACGACGCCCGCAGTGGTGGAAAGGCCGAACTGCCGCGCTGGCCGGTGATCGTGCTCCGTACGCCGAAGGGGTGGACCGGGCCCGCCGAGGTCGACGGCGTCCCGGTCGAAGGGACCTGGCGCTCCCACCAGGTCCCTCTCGCCGGTGTACGGGAAAACCCCGCGCACCTCGCCCAACTGGAGGCATGGCTGCGCTCGTACCGCCCCGAGGAGCTCTTCGACGAGTCCGGCAGCCCCCGCCCCGAGGTGCTGGCCTGCGTTCCCGAAGGCGAACGTCGGCTGGGCGCCACACCGCACGCCAACGGCGGGCTCCTCGTCAGGGACCTGCCCGTACCACCGCTGGAACACTTCGCCGTCGCCGTCGACAAGCCGGGTGTCACCCTGCACGAACCCACCGGTGTGCTGGGTGGCCTCCTCGCGCAGCTCATGGCGGACACGGCCGAGCGCCGGGACTTCCGCGTCGTGGGACCGGACGAGACCGCCTCCAACCGGCTGCAGGCCCTCTTCGACGTCACCGGCAAGGCCTGGCAGGCACAGACCACTGCCACCGACGAGCACCTTTCGCGGCAGGGCCGGGTGATGGAGGTGCTCTCCGAGCATCTGTGCCAGGGCTGGCTGGAGGGCTATCTCCTCACCGGCCGGCACGGACTGTTCTCCTGCTACGAGGCGTTCGTCCATATCGTCGACTCGATGGTCAACCAGCACATCAAGTGGCTCAAGACCTCCCGGTCCCTGCCCTGGCGTGCCCCTGTCGCCTCTCTCAACTACCTGCTCACGTCGCATGTCTGGCGGCAGGACCACAACGGCTTCTCGCACCAGGACCCCGGCTTCGTCGACCACGTCCTGAACAAGAGCCCCGAGGTCGTACGGGTCTATCTGCCGCCGGACGCCAACACCCTGCTCTCCGTCGCCGACCACGCACTGCGCAGCCGCGACTATGTCAATGTGATCGTCGCCGGGAAGCAGCCGACTTTCGACTGGCTCTCCCTCGACGAGGCCCGCGCCCATTGCGCGCGCGGCGCGGGTGTGTGGGAGTGGGCCGGAACGGAGAACGGAGAAGGCGAACCGGATGTCGTCCTCGCCTGCGCCGGCGACGTACCCACTCAAGAGGTCCTCGCCGCGGCAGGACTGCTGCGCCGCCATCTGCCGCAGCTTGTGGTGCGCGTCGTCAACGTCGTCGACATGGCCAGGCTGATGCCCCAGGGAGAACACCCGCACGGGATGGCGGACTTTGAGTACGACGCCCTGTTCACCCGAAACAAGCCGGTCGTCTTCGCCTATCACGGCTACCCGTGGCTCATCCACCGCCTGGCCTATCGACGGGCCGGCCACCCTAACCTGCACGTCCGCGGCTACAAGGAGATGGGCACGACGACGACGCCCTTCGACATGGTGGTACGCAACGATCTCGACCGGTACCGGCTCGTCATGGACGTCATCGACCGGGTTCCCGGGCTCGGCGTGCGGGCCGTGGCCGTACGGCAGGCAATGGCCGATGTACGCACCCGCCACCACGCCTGGATCCGCAAGCACGGCGTCGACCTGCCGGAGGTCGCCGACTGGACCTGGGCCGGCTGA
- a CDS encoding STAS domain-containing protein, with protein sequence MVSGAAGQPQREGVAGRGRLSVEVRAEADAVVLLLAGELDHDTADPLREGLAEAVEAGERIVVDCAELRFCDSTGLNVLLRARLAASEAGGRLELAALRPPVARMFDITGARAVFRVYASLDEALADQRPK encoded by the coding sequence ATGGTGTCGGGAGCCGCCGGGCAGCCACAGCGGGAGGGTGTCGCCGGCAGAGGGCGCCTCAGTGTCGAAGTGAGAGCGGAGGCCGACGCCGTCGTACTCCTACTCGCCGGCGAACTCGATCACGACACTGCCGATCCGTTGCGTGAGGGACTCGCTGAAGCCGTGGAGGCCGGCGAGCGGATTGTGGTCGACTGCGCCGAACTGCGGTTCTGCGACTCCACCGGCCTGAACGTGCTGCTGCGTGCGCGGCTCGCCGCGAGCGAAGCGGGTGGCCGCCTGGAGCTCGCCGCGCTGCGCCCGCCGGTGGCACGCATGTTCGACATCACGGGTGCGCGCGCGGTGTTCCGGGTGTACGCCAGTCTCGACGAGGCGCTGGCGGACCAGCGGCCGAAGTAG
- a CDS encoding cyclic nucleotide-binding domain-containing protein: MTTVAPLLNVLPPEGRDRMMELATESAFPSGARIFEEGSRADRFWIIRSGAVELDLHVPGRRAVVVEQLGPGDLLGWSWLFPPRSWHLGAAAATPVRALEFDAAKVRALFDEEPELSQALTFRIAEVIAHRLQSARSRLLDLYGPAGDGSLRR, encoded by the coding sequence ATGACCACGGTGGCCCCACTGCTGAACGTCCTGCCGCCCGAAGGCCGCGACAGGATGATGGAACTCGCCACGGAATCAGCCTTCCCGTCCGGCGCCCGCATCTTCGAGGAGGGCTCACGCGCGGATCGCTTCTGGATCATCCGGTCCGGAGCCGTCGAGCTCGACCTGCACGTTCCGGGACGGCGCGCCGTCGTCGTCGAGCAGCTCGGCCCCGGAGATCTGCTGGGCTGGTCCTGGCTCTTCCCGCCGCGCAGCTGGCATCTGGGCGCCGCGGCGGCCACCCCCGTCCGAGCGCTCGAATTCGACGCCGCGAAGGTGCGCGCCCTGTTCGATGAGGAGCCGGAGCTCAGCCAGGCGCTCACGTTCCGTATCGCCGAGGTGATCGCACACCGGCTCCAGTCCGCCCGCAGCCGCCTGCTCGATCTGTACGGACCCGCCGGCGACGGAAGCCTGCGTCGATGA
- the dhaL gene encoding dihydroxyacetone kinase subunit DhaL, which translates to MLDADFFRRWLTAAAVYVDREADRLTELDSAIGDADHGSNLQRGFTAVTAVLEKEAPQTPGAVLTLAGRQLISTVGGASGPLYGTLLRRTGKALGEDAEVTPGQFAEALGVGVAAVAQLGGAKAGDKTMLDALEPAVAALGDTTASFTAAREAAEQGALATVPLQARKGRASYLGERSIGHQDPGATSSALLIAALAEVAG; encoded by the coding sequence GTGCTCGACGCCGATTTCTTCCGCCGCTGGCTGACGGCCGCGGCAGTCTACGTGGACCGCGAGGCGGACCGTCTCACCGAGCTGGACTCGGCGATCGGTGACGCCGACCACGGCAGCAATCTCCAGCGCGGGTTCACGGCGGTGACGGCGGTCCTGGAGAAGGAGGCGCCGCAGACACCCGGGGCCGTACTCACGCTGGCGGGACGGCAGTTGATCTCTACGGTGGGCGGCGCATCGGGTCCGCTGTACGGGACGCTGCTGCGGCGTACCGGCAAGGCGCTCGGCGAGGACGCCGAGGTCACGCCCGGACAGTTCGCCGAGGCGCTGGGCGTGGGGGTGGCGGCGGTGGCGCAGCTCGGCGGCGCCAAAGCCGGGGACAAGACGATGCTGGACGCGCTCGAGCCGGCGGTCGCGGCACTCGGCGACACCACCGCGTCGTTCACGGCGGCCCGCGAAGCGGCCGAGCAGGGCGCGCTCGCGACCGTGCCACTGCAGGCGCGCAAGGGCAGGGCCAGCTATCTGGGCGAGCGCAGCATCGGGCACCAGGATCCGGGGGCGACCTCGTCGGCCCTGCTGATCGCCGCGCTGGCGGAGGTGGCGGGATGA
- a CDS encoding phosphocholine-specific phospholipase C: MPELNRRRFLQIAGATAGFAALSSSIDRAAAIPASRRSGTIKDVDHIVVLMQENRSFDHYFGALKGVRGFGDPRPVTLPGGKSVWHQSDGTKDVLPYHPDAKDLGMQFIEGLNHDWQGGHKAWNQGKYDQWIPAKSAGTMAYLTREDIPFHYALADKFTVCDAYHCSFIGATDPNRYYMWTGHTGNDGKGGGPVLGNDEAGYDWTTYPERLEQAGISWKIYQDIGDGLDAGGSWGWIEDAYRGNYGDNSLLYFNKYRNAKPGDPLHDKARTGTNAKSGDGYFDILKADVKAGKLPQVSWIAAPEAFSEHPNWPANYGAWYISQVLEALTSNPEVWSRTALFITYDENDGYFDHITPPYPPASAAQGLSTVDAKLDQFGGNSTYAAGPYGLGQRVPMLVVSPWSTGGYVCSEVFDHTSIIRFMERRFGVGEPNISPWRRAVCGDLASAFDFGLKDTRPASLPDTDGYEPPDRERHPSYVPKPPANPVLPKQERGSRPARPLQYAPLVDGAATPATGRFTLTFSGGAAAGACFSVTSANRTDGPWTYTAEAGKKISDTWNTAYSKDVYDLSVFGPNGFLRTFRGPGKTAGPEVTARHVPGGCIELTMTNAGSVDCQLKVTHAYGGKRETFTVRKGGRVVHTVDLRASSRWYDLTVVSDKDGTFLRRFAGHVENGQPGVSDPAIITV; this comes from the coding sequence ATGCCTGAACTCAATCGGCGCCGCTTCCTCCAGATCGCCGGCGCGACCGCCGGCTTCGCGGCCCTGTCGAGCAGCATCGACCGCGCCGCCGCCATCCCCGCCAGCCGCCGCTCCGGCACCATCAAGGACGTCGACCACATCGTCGTGCTGATGCAGGAGAACCGTTCGTTCGACCACTACTTCGGCGCGCTGAAGGGCGTACGCGGATTCGGTGACCCGCGTCCCGTCACGCTGCCCGGCGGCAAGTCGGTCTGGCACCAGTCGGACGGCACCAAGGACGTGCTGCCCTACCACCCGGACGCCAAGGACCTCGGCATGCAGTTCATCGAGGGCCTCAACCACGACTGGCAGGGCGGCCACAAGGCCTGGAACCAGGGCAAGTACGACCAGTGGATTCCCGCCAAATCCGCGGGGACAATGGCGTATCTGACGCGCGAGGACATCCCGTTCCACTACGCGCTCGCGGACAAGTTCACCGTGTGCGACGCCTACCACTGTTCGTTCATCGGAGCCACCGACCCCAACCGCTACTACATGTGGACCGGGCACACCGGAAACGACGGCAAGGGCGGCGGGCCCGTTCTCGGCAACGACGAGGCCGGATACGACTGGACGACGTACCCCGAGCGGCTGGAGCAGGCCGGGATCTCGTGGAAGATCTACCAGGACATCGGCGACGGCCTGGACGCGGGCGGCTCCTGGGGCTGGATCGAGGACGCCTACCGCGGCAACTACGGCGACAACTCCCTGCTGTACTTCAACAAGTACCGCAATGCCAAGCCCGGCGATCCGCTCCACGACAAGGCGCGCACCGGCACCAACGCGAAGAGCGGCGACGGCTACTTCGACATCCTCAAGGCCGATGTGAAGGCCGGGAAGCTCCCCCAGGTCTCCTGGATCGCCGCGCCCGAGGCCTTCAGCGAGCACCCCAACTGGCCCGCCAACTACGGCGCCTGGTACATCTCGCAGGTGCTGGAGGCGCTCACGTCCAACCCGGAGGTGTGGAGCAGGACCGCGCTGTTCATCACGTACGACGAGAACGACGGCTACTTCGACCACATCACCCCGCCCTACCCGCCGGCCTCCGCCGCCCAGGGCCTGTCCACCGTGGACGCCAAACTCGACCAGTTCGGCGGGAACAGCACCTACGCCGCCGGACCCTACGGCCTCGGCCAGCGTGTGCCCATGCTCGTCGTATCGCCCTGGAGCACCGGCGGCTACGTGTGCTCGGAGGTCTTCGACCACACCTCGATCATCCGGTTCATGGAACGCCGATTCGGCGTTGGCGAGCCGAACATCTCGCCGTGGCGGCGCGCCGTCTGCGGCGACCTCGCCTCGGCCTTCGACTTCGGGCTCAAGGACACCAGGCCCGCCTCGCTCCCGGACACCGACGGATACGAGCCTCCGGACCGCGAGCGGCACCCCAGCTACGTGCCGAAGCCGCCTGCCAACCCGGTCCTGCCCAAGCAGGAGCGGGGTTCGAGGCCCGCCCGCCCGCTGCAGTACGCACCGCTGGTGGACGGGGCCGCGACGCCGGCGACGGGGCGCTTCACGCTCACCTTCAGCGGCGGCGCAGCGGCGGGAGCGTGCTTCTCCGTCACGTCGGCGAACCGCACCGACGGACCGTGGACCTACACCGCCGAAGCCGGCAAGAAGATCTCCGACACCTGGAACACGGCCTACTCGAAGGATGTGTACGACCTCTCGGTGTTCGGCCCGAACGGCTTCCTGCGCACTTTCAGGGGCCCGGGCAAAACCGCAGGCCCCGAGGTGACGGCCCGCCATGTCCCGGGAGGCTGCATCGAGCTGACGATGACCAATGCGGGCAGCGTCGACTGCCAGCTGAAGGTCACCCATGCGTACGGCGGAAAGCGTGAGACGTTCACCGTGCGCAAGGGCGGACGCGTGGTGCACACGGTGGACCTGCGTGCGAGTAGCCGCTGGTACGACCTGACCGTGGTGTCCGACAAGGACGGCACATTCCTTCGCCGGTTCGCCGGACACGTCGAGAACGGTCAGCCCGGCGTGAGCGACCCCGCCATCATCACCGTCTGA
- the ppk2 gene encoding polyphosphate kinase 2, whose protein sequence is MAVKKGPKQPVKMPRALYERELYRLQTELVKLQEWVRAEGARLVVVFEGRDAAGKGSTIKRVTEHLNPRVARIVALPKPTERERTQWYFQRYTEHLPAAGEIVLFDRSWYNRAGVEHVMGFCTKEEHQRFLHQCPIFERMLVEEGVLLRKYWFSVSDAVQEQRFRRRLEDPTRRWKLSPMDLESITHWEAYSRAKDEMFVHTDIAEAPWNVVESDDKRRARLNMIAHLLSTVPYRDVPPPELELPPRPPATGYQRPPRDLQSYVPDHAAGLLD, encoded by the coding sequence ATGGCAGTCAAGAAGGGGCCGAAGCAGCCCGTGAAAATGCCGCGTGCGCTGTACGAACGTGAGCTGTACCGGCTGCAGACGGAGCTGGTGAAACTTCAGGAGTGGGTTCGCGCCGAGGGTGCCCGCCTTGTCGTCGTCTTCGAAGGACGGGACGCGGCCGGCAAGGGCAGCACGATCAAGCGGGTGACGGAACATCTCAATCCTCGGGTCGCGCGTATCGTCGCGCTCCCCAAGCCCACCGAGCGCGAACGCACCCAGTGGTACTTCCAGCGCTACACCGAGCACCTTCCCGCCGCAGGGGAAATAGTCCTCTTCGACCGAAGTTGGTACAACCGGGCCGGCGTCGAGCACGTCATGGGCTTCTGCACCAAGGAGGAGCACCAGCGCTTTCTCCACCAGTGCCCGATCTTCGAGCGGATGCTGGTCGAGGAAGGGGTCCTGCTGCGCAAGTACTGGTTCTCGGTGAGCGACGCCGTACAGGAGCAGCGGTTCCGGCGTCGGCTGGAAGATCCCACGCGGCGCTGGAAGCTTTCACCCATGGACCTGGAGTCGATCACCCACTGGGAGGCGTACTCCCGGGCGAAGGACGAGATGTTCGTCCATACCGACATCGCGGAGGCGCCGTGGAATGTCGTCGAGAGCGACGACAAGCGCAGAGCGCGGCTCAACATGATCGCGCACCTGCTGTCGACCGTGCCGTACCGCGATGTGCCGCCACCGGAGCTGGAGCTCCCGCCGCGTCCGCCCGCCACGGGCTATCAGCGACCACCGCGGGATCTCCAGTCGTACGTACCGGATCATGCGGCGGGCCTCCTCGACTGA
- a CDS encoding LCP family protein: MRSFAVSAVVVATLASGGSIWAANSPGGPSRVTQQGNGTNILVVGIDRRTGISAKDRNRLHVNGRECNCTDVMMLVHLAENGRRMSVVSIPRDSYVEFAEHAHPRHSGKINGAFAHGGGDLAVRTVEQATGLRIDHYLETGFKGFADTVDRLGGAKVCTDQPLTDLNSGLQLAAGTHQLNGKHTLRYVRARHVSPPGDLGRVRRQQRVLIEMMSRLRDGGAFTDPAAAARTARTLLKSVHTDADTGLSDLIGLGWVVSGLNAQQTEFATVPISDFDHRVPQWGSTLLWHKERSAALWAALRADRSIINDSRIQPTKDVPVEFPPSTIRLHVTEPEVAQSLRANGFAVEGTSGLPGAPRPQGPTVITYDPYWARYAPTLAAALPGARLDPVTGHGQVFDVTVGSEAAAVVKVVHDRSSVEGAPTSGDRLRCGTS, encoded by the coding sequence GTGCGTAGTTTCGCTGTCTCGGCAGTTGTGGTCGCCACGCTCGCTTCGGGTGGTTCCATCTGGGCGGCGAACAGCCCCGGCGGGCCCTCCCGGGTCACGCAGCAGGGCAACGGCACCAACATCCTTGTCGTAGGAATCGACCGGCGTACCGGCATTTCCGCCAAGGACCGGAACCGCCTGCACGTCAACGGCCGGGAGTGCAACTGCACAGACGTGATGATGCTCGTGCACCTTGCCGAGAACGGACGGCGGATGAGCGTGGTCTCCATCCCCCGCGACTCCTATGTGGAATTCGCCGAACACGCACACCCCCGCCACTCCGGGAAGATCAATGGCGCCTTTGCGCACGGCGGTGGAGATCTGGCCGTACGGACCGTGGAGCAGGCGACCGGCCTACGGATCGATCACTATCTGGAAACGGGCTTCAAAGGCTTTGCCGACACCGTGGACCGCCTCGGCGGAGCGAAGGTGTGCACGGACCAGCCTCTGACAGACCTCAATTCGGGGCTTCAACTGGCTGCAGGCACGCACCAGCTGAATGGCAAACACACCCTGCGCTACGTACGCGCCCGGCATGTCTCCCCGCCGGGTGATCTGGGCCGGGTCCGCCGCCAGCAGCGCGTACTCATCGAGATGATGTCCCGCCTGAGGGACGGAGGAGCCTTTACCGACCCGGCTGCCGCCGCCCGCACGGCCCGCACGCTGCTGAAGTCCGTACACACCGACGCGGACACCGGCCTCAGTGACCTCATCGGCCTGGGGTGGGTAGTGAGCGGGCTGAACGCACAGCAGACGGAGTTCGCGACCGTGCCCATTTCGGACTTCGACCACCGCGTGCCGCAGTGGGGCTCCACACTTCTGTGGCACAAGGAACGCTCCGCCGCACTGTGGGCGGCCCTGCGTGCCGACCGGTCGATCATCAACGACTCGCGCATCCAGCCCACCAAGGACGTCCCGGTCGAGTTTCCGCCGTCCACCATTCGGCTTCACGTCACCGAGCCCGAGGTCGCCCAGTCGCTTCGTGCGAATGGGTTCGCGGTGGAGGGCACCTCGGGTCTGCCTGGTGCGCCACGGCCGCAGGGCCCGACCGTCATCACCTACGACCCGTACTGGGCCCGCTACGCGCCCACCCTCGCCGCCGCGCTCCCCGGCGCCCGGCTGGATCCCGTCACCGGGCACGGCCAGGTCTTCGACGTCACCGTCGGATCCGAGGCGGCCGCGGTCGTCAAGGTCGTCCATGACCGCAGCAGCGTCGAAGGCGCGCCGACCTCCGGCGACCGACTGCGGTGCGGGACGTCCTGA
- a CDS encoding neocarzinostatin apoprotein domain-containing protein, whose product MTAIGRTAKARAAALGAGLGCGALLLSQMGAQPGWAEPAPVGPALTVDRTTGLLDGDIVNFRITGGPPKQYVWVKECGPSASVTTCDDDTRRQFRVLPDGTYDVSPKKLYARLSTESGDVDCRTVARTNPCSLALTDNAGALLTTVPLSFRPHGPLEAAPTLWADPNRDLLHGQVVHVTGRGYEPQYHVSVLECVTGSTSTFGCRPGSRPPGTTDQGRMDREIAVSVSFTSIDGRTVDCRPRNSCELVAFASRVRGPETVRTRLHFDPAQPLP is encoded by the coding sequence ATGACAGCAATAGGACGGACGGCGAAAGCACGCGCGGCGGCCCTGGGCGCAGGCCTGGGCTGCGGCGCGCTGTTGCTCTCGCAGATGGGCGCCCAGCCGGGATGGGCCGAGCCCGCGCCTGTGGGACCCGCGCTGACGGTGGACCGGACGACGGGACTGCTCGACGGCGACATCGTCAACTTCCGCATCACCGGCGGGCCGCCGAAACAGTATGTGTGGGTCAAGGAATGCGGTCCCTCCGCGAGCGTGACCACATGCGACGACGACACCCGACGGCAGTTCCGGGTGCTGCCCGACGGGACGTACGACGTCTCGCCGAAGAAGCTCTACGCCCGGTTGAGCACCGAGTCCGGCGATGTGGACTGCCGCACCGTGGCTCGGACCAACCCGTGCTCACTGGCGCTGACCGACAACGCCGGCGCGCTGCTGACGACGGTGCCACTGAGCTTCCGGCCGCACGGTCCTCTTGAGGCGGCGCCCACCCTGTGGGCCGACCCCAACCGGGACTTGCTCCACGGGCAGGTGGTGCATGTGACCGGTCGAGGTTACGAGCCGCAGTACCACGTCTCCGTGCTGGAGTGTGTCACCGGCTCCACCAGTACCTTCGGCTGCCGCCCCGGCAGCCGGCCGCCGGGCACCACCGACCAGGGCCGTATGGACCGGGAAATCGCGGTGTCGGTCTCGTTCACGAGCATCGACGGTCGTACGGTCGACTGCCGCCCCAGGAACAGCTGTGAGCTGGTCGCCTTCGCCTCGCGGGTCCGGGGGCCCGAGACGGTACGGACCAGGCTGCACTTCGACCCGGCTCAGCCGCTTCCCTAG
- a CDS encoding VOC family protein: MTVEKTSVLVLDCAEPTELAAFYAGLLHAELRIGRDPDFVEVIGHNGVHLAIRRDHGYAPPSWPRPEDSQQAHLRILVDLGDMDEAEREAISLGARPVDTKDNGGPRDVRVYADPAGHSFSLAVSPRGRNAGSRLPRQ; encoded by the coding sequence ATGACGGTCGAAAAAACGAGTGTCCTCGTCCTGGACTGTGCCGAGCCCACAGAGCTGGCGGCGTTCTACGCCGGCCTTTTGCACGCAGAGCTGCGGATCGGGCGCGACCCCGACTTCGTGGAAGTCATCGGCCATAACGGCGTACATCTGGCGATTCGCAGGGATCACGGTTACGCGCCACCCAGCTGGCCGCGGCCCGAGGACTCCCAGCAGGCGCATCTGCGCATCCTGGTGGACCTCGGCGACATGGACGAAGCCGAACGCGAGGCAATCAGCCTCGGCGCCCGGCCGGTGGACACCAAGGACAACGGCGGCCCGCGTGACGTACGTGTCTATGCCGACCCGGCCGGGCACTCCTTCTCGCTGGCCGTGTCTCCACGGGGCCGGAACGCCGGCTCTCGGCTGCCACGTCAGTGA